The following are encoded in a window of Amycolatopsis lexingtonensis genomic DNA:
- a CDS encoding Cof-type HAD-IIB family hydrolase has translation MIASDVDGTLLGPSETLTARTIATVRRAIDAGVPFVLASGRPPRWIAPVAKPLELTGYAVCANGAVLYDCGREEILEVHGLLAPTLLHDIAHALDKALPGCRLAAERVSTGAVDHDMRNFVIEPDYHNPWGDGEGRTAPRGEVLGHPAIKLLVSHRGMSSEEMADGVNALFDREVDVTYSSSGGLVELSAHGITKATGLADLARRLDVDPERVIAFGDMPNDVEMLRWAGHGVAMENGHPQVLAVADEVTGPAGEDGVAQVLERWF, from the coding sequence TTGATCGCGTCCGATGTCGACGGCACCCTGCTCGGCCCCTCCGAAACCCTCACCGCCCGCACCATCGCGACCGTCCGGCGGGCGATCGACGCGGGGGTGCCGTTCGTGCTGGCCAGCGGCCGGCCGCCGCGGTGGATCGCCCCGGTCGCGAAGCCGCTCGAGCTGACCGGCTACGCCGTGTGCGCGAACGGCGCCGTGCTCTACGACTGCGGCCGCGAGGAGATCCTCGAGGTGCACGGCCTGCTCGCGCCCACGCTGCTGCACGACATCGCGCACGCCCTCGACAAGGCGCTGCCCGGCTGCCGGCTGGCCGCCGAGCGCGTCAGCACCGGCGCGGTCGACCACGACATGCGCAACTTCGTGATCGAGCCGGACTACCACAACCCCTGGGGCGACGGCGAAGGCCGGACCGCGCCGCGGGGCGAGGTGCTCGGGCACCCGGCGATCAAGCTGCTGGTCAGCCACCGCGGGATGTCGTCCGAGGAGATGGCCGACGGGGTCAACGCGCTGTTCGACCGCGAGGTGGACGTCACGTACTCGTCGTCGGGCGGCCTGGTGGAGCTGTCGGCGCACGGCATCACGAAGGCGACCGGCCTGGCCGACCTCGCGCGGCGCCTGGACGTCGACCCCGAGCGGGTGATCGCGTTCGGCGACATGCCCAACGACGTCGAGATGCTGCGCTGGGCCGGCCACGGCGTCGCGATGGAGAACGGGCACCCGCAGGTGCTCGCGGTGGCCGACGAAGTCACCGGCCCGGCCGGCGAGGACGGGGTCGCGCAGGTCCTTGAGCGCTGGTTCTAG
- a CDS encoding lysophospholipid acyltransferase family protein, translated as MADFVYPPVIAAARTMFRVLDNRIRVDGAEHIPRRGGAVIACNHVSYLDFIFCGLGARPAKRLTRFMAKKEIFDNKIAGPLMRGMHHISVDRSAGLASYREALEKLQAGEVVGVFPEATISQSFTVKGIKSGAVRMAAAADVPVVPMALWGTQRLWTKGRPKDLTRRHVPISILIGEPMHPAKGDDWDVVTKELRTRMSALLDRAQAEYPDQPASDEERWWLPAHLGGTAPTPAEAAELDRR; from the coding sequence ATGGCCGACTTCGTGTACCCGCCCGTGATCGCCGCGGCCCGGACGATGTTCCGCGTGCTCGACAACCGCATCCGGGTCGACGGCGCGGAGCACATCCCGCGCCGCGGCGGCGCGGTCATCGCGTGCAACCACGTCAGCTACCTGGACTTCATCTTCTGCGGCCTCGGCGCGCGCCCGGCCAAGCGGCTGACGCGGTTCATGGCGAAGAAGGAGATCTTCGACAACAAGATCGCCGGACCGTTGATGCGCGGGATGCACCACATCTCCGTCGACCGCTCCGCCGGGCTGGCCTCCTACCGCGAGGCGCTCGAAAAGCTGCAGGCCGGTGAGGTCGTCGGCGTGTTCCCGGAAGCGACGATCAGCCAGTCGTTCACCGTCAAGGGGATCAAGTCGGGCGCCGTCCGGATGGCCGCGGCGGCCGATGTCCCGGTCGTGCCGATGGCGCTGTGGGGCACCCAGCGGCTCTGGACGAAGGGCCGGCCCAAGGACCTGACCCGGCGGCACGTGCCGATCTCGATCCTCATCGGCGAGCCGATGCACCCGGCGAAGGGCGACGACTGGGACGTCGTGACGAAGGAGCTGCGCACCCGGATGAGCGCGCTGCTCGACCGCGCCCAGGCCGAGTACCCGGACCAGCCCGCCTCCGACGAGGAACGCTGGTGGCTGCCCGCCCACCTGGGCGGGACGGCGCCGACCCCGGCCGAAGCGGCCGAGCTCGACCGCCGCTAG